The Rutidosis leptorrhynchoides isolate AG116_Rl617_1_P2 unplaced genomic scaffold, CSIRO_AGI_Rlap_v1 contig121, whole genome shotgun sequence genome has a segment encoding these proteins:
- the LOC139881166 gene encoding uncharacterized protein isoform X1, which translates to MPRELSRSRSRSPSYRRRRSPSSHKYTSRRSRRDLSRSPYSSHSYSRRKSRSNSPRRRRSRSSSRRHRSRSLTPRRYKRQRSRSSSLSPPHKSSSPSLGSAERKNAGEKLKIEEEKKRRQQEAELKLIEEETAKRVEGAIQKKVDESLKCPEIRLEIQKRLDEGRKILHDEVAAQLEKEKEISLIEARRKEVIYFTMEQARREKEELEKMVEENRRRVEEAQRRDAEERLRKEEERYRELEELQRQKEEAMRRKKLEEEEERKKQATLLGKNKSRPKLSFAIGSK; encoded by the exons ATGCCTCGGGAGTTATCGAGATCCAGATCTCGGTCACCTTCTTATAGGCGTCGGCGTTCACCTTCTTCTCACAAGTATACCAGTAGAAGGAGCAGAAGAGACTTGAGCCGTTCGCCGTATTCATCACATTCTTATAGCAG ACGCAAAAGTCGTTCCAATTCTCCACGGCGCAGAAGAAGCCGTTCTTCCTCAAGACGTCATCGGAGTCGTTCTTTGACTCCAAGGCGTTACAAGAGGCAGAGAAGTAGGAGTTCATCTCTGTCTCCTCCTCATAAATCTTCTAGCCCAAGCCTTGGGTCAGCTGAGCGCAAAAATGCTGGTGAAAAACTGAAAATTGAAGAAGAGAAGAAAAG GCGTCAACAGGAAGCAGAGTTGAAACTTATAGAAGAAGAGACTGCTAAGAGAGTCGAAGGAGCAATTCAAAAGAAAGTTGATGAAAGTTTAAAGTGCCCAGAGATTAGGCTTGAAATTCAGAAAAGACTCGATGAAGGACGCAAGATACTTCATGATGAAGTCGCTGCACAACTTGAAAAGGAAAAGGAAATTTCCCTTATCGAGGCTAGACGGAAGGAGGTAATATATTTTACAATG GAACAAGCTAGAAGAGAAAAGGAAGAGCTTGAAAAGATGGTTGAAGAGAATCGCCGGCGGGTGGAAGAAGCTCAGAGGAGAGATGCTGAAGAGAGGCTGAGGAAGGAGGAAGAACGATATAGAGAGTTGGAAGAGCTCCAAAGACAAAAAGAAGAAGCAATGAGAAGAAAGAAATTGGAAGAGGAAGAAGAGCGTAAGAAACAAGCCACACTCTTGGGCAAGAACAAGTCTCGCCCAAAGTTGTCATTCGCAATCGGTTCCAAATGA
- the LOC139881166 gene encoding uncharacterized protein isoform X2, which yields MPRELSRSRSRSPSYRRRRSPSSHKYTSRRSRRDLSRSPYSSHSYSRRKSRSNSPRRRRSRSSSRRHRSRSLTPRRYKRQRSRSSSLSPPHKSSSPSLGSAERKNAGEKLKIEEEKKRRQQEAELKLIEEETAKRVEGAIQKKVDESLKCPEIRLEIQKRLDEGRKILHDEVAAQLEKEKEISLIEARRKEEQARREKEELEKMVEENRRRVEEAQRRDAEERLRKEEERYRELEELQRQKEEAMRRKKLEEEEERKKQATLLGKNKSRPKLSFAIGSK from the exons ATGCCTCGGGAGTTATCGAGATCCAGATCTCGGTCACCTTCTTATAGGCGTCGGCGTTCACCTTCTTCTCACAAGTATACCAGTAGAAGGAGCAGAAGAGACTTGAGCCGTTCGCCGTATTCATCACATTCTTATAGCAG ACGCAAAAGTCGTTCCAATTCTCCACGGCGCAGAAGAAGCCGTTCTTCCTCAAGACGTCATCGGAGTCGTTCTTTGACTCCAAGGCGTTACAAGAGGCAGAGAAGTAGGAGTTCATCTCTGTCTCCTCCTCATAAATCTTCTAGCCCAAGCCTTGGGTCAGCTGAGCGCAAAAATGCTGGTGAAAAACTGAAAATTGAAGAAGAGAAGAAAAG GCGTCAACAGGAAGCAGAGTTGAAACTTATAGAAGAAGAGACTGCTAAGAGAGTCGAAGGAGCAATTCAAAAGAAAGTTGATGAAAGTTTAAAGTGCCCAGAGATTAGGCTTGAAATTCAGAAAAGACTCGATGAAGGACGCAAGATACTTCATGATGAAGTCGCTGCACAACTTGAAAAGGAAAAGGAAATTTCCCTTATCGAGGCTAGACGGAAGGAG GAACAAGCTAGAAGAGAAAAGGAAGAGCTTGAAAAGATGGTTGAAGAGAATCGCCGGCGGGTGGAAGAAGCTCAGAGGAGAGATGCTGAAGAGAGGCTGAGGAAGGAGGAAGAACGATATAGAGAGTTGGAAGAGCTCCAAAGACAAAAAGAAGAAGCAATGAGAAGAAAGAAATTGGAAGAGGAAGAAGAGCGTAAGAAACAAGCCACACTCTTGGGCAAGAACAAGTCTCGCCCAAAGTTGTCATTCGCAATCGGTTCCAAATGA
- the LOC139881157 gene encoding transmembrane emp24 domain-containing protein p24delta3-like, giving the protein MEKKRSRQFGALPLIFISLCLIFISQLSTTRAVWLTLPPSGTKCVSEEIQTNVVVLADYVVVSEDHNHLPTISVKVTSPYGNNLYHKESITYGQFALTTSEAGNYLACFWLDGQQGKGETNVNLDWKIGIAAKDWESVARKEKIEGVELELRKLEGAVEAIHENLLYLKSREAEMRTVSETTNARVAWFSIMSLGACIVASGLQIMHLKSYFQKKKLI; this is encoded by the exons ATGGAGAAGAAGAGGAGTCGTCAATTTGGAGCTCTGCCTTTAATATTTATAAGTCTCTGTTTGATTTTCATAAGTCAATTATCGACAACCCGAGCCGTTTGGTTAACTCTACCTCCATCAGGAACCAAGTGCGTCTCTGAGGAAATCCAGACTAACGTCGTCGTTTTAGCTGACTATGTCGTCGTCTCCGAAGATCATAACCACTTGCCCACCATCTCCGTCAAG GTGACATCTCCATATGGAAACAACTTGTATCACAAGGAGAGTATTACATACGGTCAGTTTGCTCTGACAACTTCCGAGGCTGGAAACTACTTGGCATGTTTCTGGCTTGATGGTCAACAAGGTAAAGGTGAGACAAATGTTAACCTCGACTGGAAAATCGGAATTGCTGCCAAGGATTGGGAATCCGTTGCCAGAAAGGAGAAAATTGAG GGTgttgagctagagctaaggaaactcgAAGGAGCAGTGGAGGCTATCCATGAGAATTTACTTTATCTAAAATCCAG AGAAGCTGAGATGCGAACAGTGAGCGAAACAACAAACGCAAGGGTGGCTTGGTTTAGCATCATGTCGTTGGGCGCTTGTATTGTGGCTTCTGGGTTACAGATAATGCATTTAAAGAGTTACTTTCAAAAGAAGAAACTTATTTAG
- the LOC139881155 gene encoding F-box protein At1g10780-like: MEALPDAIVQYILSHINNSIDVASCNCVSKRWQDFVPYLKSLYFPRNSFDNHFSDETPESIIGKMISRIECLEELVVYSPFSTSGLASWLLLAGSTLKQLELRMDNLSESQPSLESPSKLDCLAVAKNLESLKLWGVLMMNSPKWEVFPKLQNLEIVGARVDDAALVAALKACPNLSNLLLLGCDGIGTVSIDLPNLEKCKLDFYGVGNSSLFLNSPKIESLEVQGCSWIRVRETKCLRNLSISNNAGRVYMVDFGKLSALESLSIRGVQWCWDAISKMLQWSSEVKHLYMKVEFTGDFETLQPFPEVDIVDFFNSHPKLQKFDIHGAMFAALCQKDSLKNVESRFVIPSLEEVIVTVRSPLNAEQKMSTLESLLKYTKNLKTMVIRILQMKSSHSSTDDFFDEICKFSHLNRRIVRIE; the protein is encoded by the exons ATGGAAGCACTCCCTGACGCCATTGTTCAATACATCTTGTCACACATTAACAATTCCATAGATGTTGCATCTTGTAACTGTGTATCTAAGAGATGGCAGGATTTTGTTCCTTACCTTAAAAGTCTCTACTTTCCTCGCAACTCTTTCGACAACCACTTCTCTGATGAAACCCCCGAGTCTATTATAGGGAAGATGATTTCCAGGATCGAGTGTTTAGAAGAGCTAGTCGTGTATAGTCCATTTTCCACATCTGGTCTTGCTTCTTGGTTGCTACTAGCTGGTTCAACTCTCAAGCAGCTCGAGCTTAGAATGGATAATCTTTCCGAATCTCAGCCATCTTTGGAGAGTCCTTCAAAATTGGACTGCTTAGCAGTTGCCAAGAATTTGGAGTCCCTTAAGCTTTGGGGTGTCCTAATGATGAATTCTCCAAAATGGGAAGTCTTCCCGAAACTACAAAACCTCGAAATTGTCGGTGCTAGGGTGGACGATGCTGCATTAGTGGCTGCACTCAAGGCCTGTCCTAATTTAAGCAACTTGCTGCTCCTCGGTTGTGATGGAATTGGTACAGTTTCGATTGACTTACCGAATTTGGAGAAGTGTAAGCTGGATTTCTATGGCGTTGGAAACTCTTCACTTTTTCTCAATTCTCCGAAAATCGAATCGCTTGAGGTACAAGGTTGTAGTTGGATTAGAGTCCGTGAAACCAAATGCTTGAGGAATCTTTCCATTTCTAACAATGCTG GTAGGGTATACATGGTCGATTTCGGAAAGCTTTCGGCCTTAGAGTCCTTGTCCATTAGGGGTGTTCAGTGGTGTTGGGACGCCATAAGCAAAATGCTTCAATGGTCAAGTGAAGTAAAGCATTTGTATATGAAGGTTGAATTTACTGGAGACTTTGAGACACTTCAACCCTTCCCGGAAGTTGACATCGTTGACTTTTTTAATAGCCATCCAAAACTCCAAAAGTTCGATATTCATGGAGCCATGTTTGCTGCTTTATGCCAGAAAGACAGCTTGAAAAAT GTAGAATCGAGATTTGTGATTCCATCACTGGAAGAAGTGATCGTCACCGTGAGATCGCCGTTGAATGCCGAACAGAAAATGAGTACATTAGAATCTCTGTTGAAGTATACAAAGAATTTGAAGACGATGGTGATTAGGATCCTTCAAATGAAAAGCAGCCATAGTAGCACAGATGATTTCTTTGACGAGATTTGCAAGTTTAGTCACCTGAATCGGAGGATAGTTCGAATTGAATGA